Proteins from a genomic interval of Tenacibaculum sp. SZ-18:
- a CDS encoding branched-chain amino acid transaminase, producing MYYNDQSVVFYNGKFVKAKETSSDLYSQSLHYGNGVFEGIRSYKTDNGARIFKSYDHYKRLKFGAEVMNINLEYSEEELTEITYKLLELNNLEDAYIRPLITTGANMSLLTSQETNVVIQCWEWGKYMGDKLLKVKTSKFQRPNPKSCFVEAKVTGHYVNSILSTNEAKREGYDEALLLDMNGNVAECSGANIFMQKDGKLYTPPRGHIMAGITRATIIEICKEEGIPVEEKFFTREELKSAEACFFTGTAAEVVGLQSLDEYEFPMKWEETHGFELMKLYKAEVLGQRVKEKVL from the coding sequence ATGTATTACAACGATCAAAGTGTAGTTTTTTATAACGGGAAATTTGTAAAGGCTAAGGAAACTTCTTCGGACTTATACAGTCAAAGTTTACATTACGGTAATGGTGTGTTTGAAGGAATTAGGTCTTATAAAACAGACAATGGAGCTAGGATTTTTAAATCGTACGATCACTATAAACGATTAAAATTCGGAGCAGAGGTAATGAATATTAATCTTGAGTATTCTGAAGAAGAGTTAACAGAAATCACTTACAAATTATTGGAGTTAAATAACTTGGAAGATGCTTATATCCGTCCATTAATAACAACAGGAGCAAATATGAGTTTACTTACTTCTCAGGAAACAAATGTTGTTATTCAATGTTGGGAATGGGGAAAGTACATGGGAGATAAATTATTAAAAGTGAAAACTTCAAAGTTTCAAAGACCAAATCCAAAATCTTGTTTTGTAGAAGCAAAAGTAACAGGTCATTATGTAAACTCAATTTTGTCTACTAATGAGGCAAAAAGAGAAGGTTACGATGAAGCATTGTTATTAGATATGAATGGAAATGTAGCGGAATGTTCTGGAGCTAATATTTTCATGCAAAAAGATGGAAAGTTGTATACACCACCTAGAGGCCATATTATGGCAGGTATTACAAGAGCAACTATTATAGAGATCTGTAAAGAAGAAGGAATTCCAGTTGAAGAGAAGTTTTTCACTCGTGAAGAATTAAAATCAGCCGAGGCTTGTTTCTTTACTGGTACAGCAGCAGAAGTGGTTGGATTACAGTCATTAGATGAATATGAATTTCCAATGAAATGGGAAGAAACTCATGGATTTGAATTGATGAAATTATACAAAGCAGAAGTTTTAGGACAAAGAGTTAAAGAAAAAGTACTTTAA
- a CDS encoding glutamate synthase subunit beta, which produces MGELGGFKKYGRKQEHNNAVADRIQNYKEFTAPLSDDEQQKQGSRCMDCGIPFCHSGCPLGNFIPDFNDMVHKGDWKKALEILHSTNNFPEFTGRLCPAPCEKACVLGIIDEPVAIENIEKYIVEKGFEKGWINAKRPSYRSGKTVAVVGSGPAGLAAAQQLNRAGHTVTVFEREDKLGGLLRYGIPNFKLEKDVIDRRIKILEEEGVSFEINANIGVNISVEHLKDFDATVLCGGATQARHLPISGSDAKGVHQAMDFLTRQTKALFNSELESEVISAKGKNVIVIGGGDTGSDCIGTSNRHGAKSVTNFEIMPEPPEARSEKTPWPFWPLQLKTSSSHEEGCDRNWLINTKEFIKNEKGELIALKTVEVEWKLIPGERPQLIEKEGTEKTWPCDLVFLALGFTGPEKTLPQKLGLVQDNQSNIKASVHNYQTNVQGIFTAGDMRRGQSLIVWAISEGRQAAHHVDAYLMGSSSLPLKDANDLLSA; this is translated from the coding sequence ATGGGAGAATTAGGTGGATTTAAAAAATATGGAAGGAAGCAGGAACATAATAATGCTGTAGCTGATAGAATTCAAAATTATAAGGAGTTTACAGCGCCATTATCTGACGATGAACAGCAAAAACAAGGTTCTCGTTGTATGGATTGTGGAATTCCTTTTTGTCACAGTGGTTGTCCTTTGGGGAATTTTATTCCAGATTTTAACGATATGGTTCATAAAGGCGACTGGAAAAAAGCATTAGAAATTTTACATTCTACAAATAACTTCCCTGAATTTACAGGAAGATTATGTCCTGCTCCATGTGAAAAAGCTTGTGTTCTAGGAATTATTGATGAACCTGTAGCAATTGAAAATATTGAAAAGTATATAGTAGAAAAAGGCTTTGAAAAAGGTTGGATAAATGCCAAACGACCGAGTTACAGGTCGGGTAAAACTGTTGCTGTAGTTGGTTCTGGGCCAGCTGGTTTAGCCGCAGCCCAACAATTGAATAGAGCCGGTCATACTGTAACTGTTTTTGAAAGAGAAGATAAATTGGGAGGATTGTTACGATATGGTATTCCAAATTTCAAATTAGAAAAAGATGTGATTGATCGTCGTATCAAAATATTGGAAGAGGAAGGAGTTAGCTTTGAAATAAATGCAAATATTGGTGTAAATATCTCTGTGGAACATTTGAAAGATTTTGATGCTACTGTTTTGTGTGGAGGAGCTACACAGGCTAGACATTTACCAATTTCGGGTTCAGATGCTAAAGGAGTTCATCAAGCAATGGATTTCTTAACGCGTCAAACAAAAGCTTTATTCAATTCTGAATTAGAAAGTGAAGTCATTAGTGCTAAAGGCAAAAATGTAATAGTAATTGGAGGTGGAGATACAGGTTCAGATTGTATTGGTACATCAAATCGTCATGGTGCAAAATCGGTGACGAATTTTGAAATTATGCCTGAACCACCTGAAGCTCGAAGTGAAAAAACGCCATGGCCATTTTGGCCACTTCAGCTAAAAACAAGTTCTTCTCATGAAGAAGGTTGTGATCGTAATTGGTTGATTAATACAAAGGAGTTTATCAAAAATGAGAAAGGCGAACTTATAGCATTAAAAACTGTTGAAGTAGAGTGGAAGTTAATTCCTGGTGAACGTCCTCAATTAATCGAGAAAGAAGGTACTGAAAAAACATGGCCTTGTGATTTGGTTTTCTTAGCATTAGGTTTTACTGGTCCAGAGAAAACATTACCTCAAAAACTAGGTTTAGTTCAAGATAATCAATCAAACATTAAAGCGAGTGTTCATAATTACCAAACGAATGTTCAGGGAATTTTTACAGCGGGTGATATGAGAAGAGGTCAATCGTTAATTGTTTGGGCAATTTCAGAAGGAAGACAGGCTGCTCATCATGTTGATGCTTATTTAATGGGAAGTTCAAGTTTACCTCTTAAAGATGCCAATGATTTATTAAGTGCGTAA